A region of the Rhizobium binae genome:
TCTTCTTGGCGAGGATCGTGACTGTGGGATTGGAACGCGTGATTGAAGGCTTCGCGATAGATGTCCTGGGCGTGATCCGGCAGCACATGCCGGACCGAAGGCGGCAGATCCTCGTTGATGGCGTAAGGCATATCTTGCCCCTCCACTGATCGCACAGCTTGCCGTGCATGCCTTTGAACATCGTGGCCGCTCAGAACAGATCCTTGCCGCCTTGGCCGACAAATTCAGT
Encoded here:
- a CDS encoding ChaB family protein, which gives rise to MPYAINEDLPPSVRHVLPDHAQDIYREAFNHAFQSHSHDPRQEEVAHRIAWAAVKRSYAKIGGEWTARGRM